One Danio rerio strain Tuebingen ecotype United States chromosome 13, GRCz12tu, whole genome shotgun sequence DNA window includes the following coding sequences:
- the kcnf1b gene encoding voltage-gated potassium channel regulatory subunit KCNF1 → MWTLPRTRFAHCNSSSSSDEKEIAVNIGGVRLVLCGDILNRYPDSRLAELVNCPTRSFDVISSLCDDYDPGKREFYFDRDPDSFKCIVEVYYFGEVHMKRGICPICFIKEMEFWKIDLSYLDECCKSNLTEKEEELAEIADKVKLILDDLECDPAVSRTERWQKFVWKLMEKPESSLPARVIAVVSFLFILISSVVMCLGTLPDLQVEDSEGNRVEHPSLDAIETACIGWFTVEYVLRLASSPNKLRFALSFMNMIDFLAVLPFYVVLVLTCLGTAMMELVNVQQAVQALRIMRIARIFKLARHSSGLQTLTYALKRSFKELGLLLMYMGVGIFVFSALGYTMEQSHPETLFRSIPQSFWWAIITMTTVGYGDIYPKTTLGRCNAAISFLCGVIAIALPIHPIINNFVIYYNKQKVLETAAKHELELMELRALELTVRSASRRSDAPGRAWEGAMRASRSDTFIPLLSGAHRTEREPLKKKSLT, encoded by the coding sequence ATGTGGACGCTGCCGAGGACCCGGTTCGCACACTGTAACAGCTCTTCGAGCAGTGATGAGAAGGAAATCGCCGTGAACATCGGCGGTGTGCGGCTGGTGCTGTGCGGGGACATTCTTAATCGCTATCCGGACAGCAGGCTCGCCGAACTCGTCAACTGCCCAACTCGTAGTTTTGATGTCATTTCCTCACTCTGTGATGATTATGATCCCGGGAAACGAGAATTTTACTTCGACAGGGACCCCGATTCATTTAAATGCATCGTAGAAGTCTACTACTTTGGGGAGGTCCACATGAAGCGCGGGATTTGTCCTATTTGTTTCATCAAGGAGATGGAGTTTTGGAAGATTGACTTGAGCTACTTGGATGAATGTTGCAAGAGTAACTTAACCGAGAAAGAGGAAGAACTGGCTGAGATTGCGGACAAGGTGAAGCTGATTCTGGATGATCTGGAATGTGACCCTGCTGTGAGCCGCACGGAGAGGTGGCAGAAGTTCGTCTGGAAGCTCATGGAGAAACCAGAGTCTTCACTCCCCGCACGCGTAATCGCCGTCGTGTCCTTCCTGTTCATCTTAATCTCATCTGTGGTCATGTGTCTCGGGACTTTACCGGACCTCCAGGTGGAGGATTCTGAAGGGAACCGCGTTGAGCACCCGAGCTTGGACGCTATCGAGACGGCGTGCATCGGTTGGTTCACGGTGGAGTACGTGCTGCGCCTCGCATCCTCCCCTAACAAGTTGCGCTTTGCGCTCTCCTTCATGAACATGATAGACTTCTTGGCTGTTCTGCCATTTTACGTGGTACTGGTTCTCACGTGCCTTGGCACGGCCATGATGGAGCTAGTCAACGTGCAGCAGGCGGTGCAGGCACTCCGCATCATGCGCATTGCGCGGATCTTCAAGCTGGCGCGCCATTCTTCTGGACTTCAAACTCTCACGTACGCGCTCAAGCGGAGCTTCAAGGAGCTGGGGCTGCTCCTTATGTACATGGGGGTGGGCATTTTCGTCTTCTCTGCGCTCGGGTACACCATGGAGCAGAGCCACCCAGAGACCTTATTCAGAAGCATCCCACAGTCGTTCTGGTGGGCCATCATCACCATGACCACTGTAGGATATGGGGACATCTACCCAAAAACCACCCTGGGACGGTGCAACGCGGCCATTAGCTTTCTGTGCGGGGTGATCGCCATAGCTCTGCCCATCCACCCCATCATCAATAACTTCGTCATTTATTACAACAAGCAGAAGGTGCTCGAAACCGCCGCCAAGCACGAGCTCGAGCTCATGGAGTTGCGCGCGCTCGAGCTCACTGTCAGAAGCGCCTCGCGCAGGTCTGACGCGCCCGGGAGAGCGTGGGAAGGTGCCATGCGCGCGTCGCGTAGCGATACTTTTATCCCGCTTCTGTCGGGAGCGCACAGAACTGAGAGAGAGCCACTGAAGAAGAAAAGCCTGACTTAG